GTTCTCCTTTTTCTTGGAGAAGCAGGTCGTTTTCCTGACCAGCCTCCTGTTCCTGGCCCTGAGGCAGGTATTTACCCCTTCTATATTTTTTGTGTAAGCCTTGCCCACCTTGTGTTTCTCTGTAGGTATCACCTGGGCGAAGGCTCTCCAATGGTCGGTGCAGTATTCTCCAATGTGTGCTTTCTCCAGCTTCTTGAGCAGCTTCCTCACAGTTGCTGCGCTCCTGGGGCCGCAACTGTAAGCCAAAACCTCATCCGTCTCGGGGCAGTAGGCATACAAAAGCCAGTACTTCCCTTTCCTGCGCCTGCCCACGTAGCTCCAGACCTCGTCTATCTGCACCGACTCGTAGCAGCGCCGCGCCGGTGCGATGCTGAGTCGGCTGCCTTGCCGGCACAGGTTGTCCAGTATGCACTTGCGGCTCACCCCCAGCAGCGCCTCTATGTCGCGGATGCCGTTGTTGCGCTCCAAAAGCCGCACCATTAGCTGCTTTGTGGCCGGATCGGCGCCTTTGTACTGGTACGTGGCCTGGAACTGCTTTCTGCAGCTGTGGCATAGCAGGTTCTGGGCACCGTTCTTTTTCTTTCCGTTTTTTACTACC
This region of Rufibacter sp. LB8 genomic DNA includes:
- a CDS encoding IS1 family transposase codes for the protein MFEVLIKINCPHCQSSKVVKNGKKKNGAQNLLCHSCRKQFQATYQYKGADPATKQLMVRLLERNNGIRDIEALLGVSRKCILDNLCRQGSRLSIAPARRCYESVQIDEVWSYVGRRRKGKYWLLYAYCPETDEVLAYSCGPRSAATVRKLLKKLEKAHIGEYCTDHWRAFAQVIPTEKHKVGKAYTKNIEGVNTCLRARNRRLVRKTTCFSKKKENHDASLNLMFNYRNNQKSKHHTL